aatcaaaaataaacTATAGATTCAGTCATTTGGTTGATAGAAACAAGCTGATtttggtgtgtgagtgtctttaaAAAGCTCctacagcaacacacacacacacacacacacgcacacacacacacacacacacacacacacacacacacacacacacacacacacacacacacgcactctctAACATATAGGAACACATTCAGAGGGAAACAGACGAAGTCACTGATTGGCTCCCCCACTGTTGCTATGGGAGTTTAAGCTGCTCTCCCATTGGTCAGGCGTTGGACGGAGGCCGACTGCCAGGCTGTCTGTCAGCATCCCGCCGTTGACATGgcaacagacaggaagcaggcaGAGTCAGGAGGAGGTGAAtggtgctgttgttgttgttattgcagaagaagaagaagaagaaactgctCTGTcgttcatttcctcttttttttttctctcacaagCTGAtccgaaaaaaagaaaaaactgcgCAATTTTTTGATCTGTAGGACAAAATAGCTTAAtgcctctacacacacacacacacacacacacacacacacacacacacacacacacacacacacacacacacacagcagggtcACTCGGCAGCGACCAGCTAATCCTCTCCACCAAAAGATGATTATTAATGTTTAGATTAAAATGTAGAAagaatatgtttgtgtgtgtgtgtgtgtgtgtgtgtgtgtgtgtgtgtgtgtgtgtgtgtgtgtgtgtgtgtgtgtgtgcctcttcCTGCTGACTGTTTCCATTATATTAAATTGCAACCACACACTCTGATGCtccataaaaagataaaaaacctTTACAGATTTCACTCAGGAgggttactgaatacatatattgctgtttttaattctttaaaatcaatattttgttctatatttagtaaataaatcatgatgtgagcttaaatggagtcacagtaccaattaaactcactttattcatcaattatctttattttatattccaacatctacatgaactaatgaatacattttcagatgagagataaatgttggtttataagaaatgatctcccttataaatcatgtcagtatccatgaagaaggaaggaaggacggaatgaaaggagggaggaagggaggaagaaggaagaaaaggaggaaggaaggaaggaatgaaggaaggaaggaaaggaaagaggaatgaagggaggaaaggaaaggaaagaaggaagggaggaaggaagaaggaattaaaggaaggaggaatgaagggaggaaaggaaagaaggaagggaagaaggaagggaggaaggtagggggagaaagaaagagagaaggagggaggaaggacagaaggaaggaaaggaaggaggaatgaagggaggaaaggaaagaaggaagggaggaaggaagggaagaaggaagggaggaaggtaagggggagaaagaaagagagaaggagggaggaaggatagaaggaaggaaggaacagtcaaaacagacgggtttaatttgacccgggagaacgacacaaaggttaaataaaactTCTGAGACTCCTCGCGGCTCTTTTCTCGATTCCTGTCTGAAGAGCTTTATCCTCACTTCTCCTTTTCtctatttccttccctccatctctgtttaaccaccaccccccccccctcccccgggGGGGCGGACAATAATTAGTTTGTGTCACATAGGAGAGGTGAAACAGGTCCGACTGGTTTGACAAAGAGCTGAGGTGTTAAAGCTACACTCTGACTCTTTATTATATGTCTGACCTCtctaagaagggagggagggagggaggaaggaaggaaggaaggaaggaaggagggagggagggaaggagggaaggaaggaaggaaatacaggagggaaggaaagaaggaaggaaaggaaagtattctgattctgaaaagaaggagaaggatacaggaaggaaggaaggaaggaaggatggaaggaagggaatacaggaaggaaggaagagaagaaggaaggaaggatggaaagaaggaaggaaggaaaggaaagtattctgattctgaaaagaaggagaaggagactggaaggaaggaaggaagggaatacaggaaggaaggaaggaagggaatacagaaggaaggaacgaaggaaggaaggaacgaaggaaggaaggaaggaaggaaagttacataaaaacacactaaactgtgTAACAGTAAAATATTCAGTATAATAAAGTTAAACTTCACTGTGAGACACCTGTTAGATATTTAACTCTGTGTTTCAGGCTTTAATCAGAGTGAGGGTGTTAGGAACGTCATTGactggaaaacacacagagagagatgtgtTTGCTTTGTGCCCCCCGCCCCCGCCCCACCCGACCCCCCCTTCCCATTTAAACACCTCCTGATCaaacaaaaggagagagagagagagggagagggagagggagagggatagggagggagagaggcttTGATCGCCCTCGCCCTCCCCGCTGTTGTCTGTGAGCTATTATTATCTGCTTGTTTCCGCCGTCAGGGGAGCGACGccaaaactctgtgtgtgtatgtacggaCACACAATCTGCTTTACATGGCAGCAGGTTGGAAAGCTGTGTTATTAACCATGGGGGGGGCGGGATGGGCGGGAGGGGTGGGAGGCAGGGTGGGGGGGCGGGAGGGGCATTTTCGGGATGTTGGCAGTGATGAGCTggagtgggttttttttttatagtttagCTTATTACATTCAAATTACAGTAAATCCACTCTGTAAAACTGCAATAATCAGATTATATGTTTAGTTTCCAGTCAGATTTTTATATTAAGAAGCAGAGATTGTAAAAAATAAGCTTTATTTTTGTCCTGAAGGTGTTAATAAGCAACACTTTGTTACTAAAAGactgaaatgtgtgaaaaaaaccATGTTAATATAATAGTTTTAGAACAGTTTTTCCTCAATAAGTCCTTTTTTAACATGATAGTGGTTGTAATTGTCGAGAAGTCTCTTTGAATGCTGATGGTTATGCTCAGTTCTGAAGTTCTGAAGTCCTGGGTGTCCGAGGGGCCTTGAACGCACCACCTGTATCACCATAACAATTCTGCATCATTTAAACAACTTTAAGACTAATTTCAAGTTTTTCTCAAGAAATGTTCTTATTTTCTGGGCTCTGTGTCGAGATTAGGTCTTATTGTTAATTAACTTTAAGCAGATGGATTAAAAAACAGAAGCTCTGTCACATATCAGGTCAGTTTTGGGTTGTGATGCGTCTGCTCCTCATAGTTTGGAAGTGTTATACAGAGGTTAAGTTTAGGGGGAAAATGGAGTTGGAggtgttgctatggagacagAAACTCTCTGGTTAAATTATTTGAGActtaaaaagtatattttttgtcCAATAAGTGTGTACTAATTGCTGCTACACTTTCTTTCAGTTTTGACGTCGCTTTTGGTGTTGATGTTCTGtctttataaaacaaaaaaaggtgatatattttaccttttttttctcttccctctcttctgtctccatCTGCAGGTGAAGCCATGTGGCTGGGTGGTGCTTCATAGCCTCCCCTGCCCTTCACCTCCCACCTGATCACCTCTCATTCTCCATCTCTCCCCTcccatctcttctctctctttctctctttctctctctcctcccgttgccatgacaaccacCCTGGAGACGCTGCTGGCCCAGCCCGAACAGGAGCTAAGCCCCGAGCGGCTGAGCGGCTGCGAGGAGGCCTCCAGCGGCCGCTATAAGGTGGTTCCCTCCGTCGTCTGCTCCATGTGCTGCCTCTTCGGCATCATTTACTGCTTCTTTGGTGAGTCAGCTCTCTACATCCCTCGACAGGAAACAAGATTCATCTTCAATTGTTGGCAAAATATGTATAAAGTCACATTGTTTCAGTTGCATGTTGGATATTTTGGACAGTGGACATAAAATACTGAAGACTTTAGATCAAATGTGGAccagatcattaaaaggaaggaaggaaggaaggaaggaaggaaggaaggaaggaaggaaggaaggaaggaaattaggaaggaaatgaggaaggaaatgagggagggaggtagagaagatggaaggaagagagggagggaggaagggaagatggaaggaaggaagggggggagggaggaagagaagatggaaggaagggagggagggaggaaggaaggaaggaaggaaggaaggaaggaaggaaagaaagaaggaaggaaatgaggaaggaaatgagggagggaggtagagaagatggaaggaagagagggagggaggaagggaagatggaaggaaggaagggggggagggaggaagataagatggaaggaaggaagggagggagggaggaaggaaggaaggaaggaaggaaggaaagaaggaaggaagggaagattgaaggaaggaaggaagggaggaaggaaggaaggaaggaaaagaagaaaggaagaaaagacagatggaaaggaaggaaggaaggaagggggggagggaggaagataagatggaaggaaggaagggagggagggaggaaggaaggaaggaaggaaggaaggaaggaaggaaagaaggaaggaagggaagattgaaggaaggaaggaagggaggaaggaaggaaggaaggaaaagaagaaaggaagaaaagacagatggaaaggaaggaaggaaggaaggaaggaaggaagggaagacagaaaggatctgtcctttctgtctgaaggaaggaaggaaggaaggaaggacaaatggaaggaaagaaggaaggaaggaatgaatggaaggatcggaaggaaagagggaatgaaggaaagaaggaaggaaaaaaagacagaaaggtaggaaggacagaaagaaggaaggaaggaaggaagtaaaagaaggaaggaaggaaaacattaGATGCTTTAGCTTTATTAAAGATGTATACTTATGTGAGTGCTCCTGAATAAATATGAGTGTTTGCATCTCATATTGATTTTGAGTTACCGTAATAACTGTAATAGATGCATCTATTTCTGTCCTCGGTCTCAGACATCACAGCAGGGACTGAGAGCTTTTTAAACCTCCCACAGATGATCTCAGTGGGTTTATTTATCACACGTTGTCCTGACAGGAAACGTAAAGAttatcatcagcagcagccGCCACCATCATCACAGACACTTTATACTGGAAATGTCCAGATAAGATGACAGGAAGCAGTGACACAGGACGCCAACTCCTGATGTTAATGTCAGGAAATGATGACGAAGTTTGAAAATGGATGCTAACCCAAATATATCTGAAACTTGAGCTCTTATAAATGCTGATTATAAGAGTTTCATTATGTTCAAGTATGGATTATTATCGTCATGGTTACAGTTTCAACAGAACAATGCTTGTAGGCAGCAGCTTTCTGTGTCGTTCCTTATGACAAcgtttcttcctcctcctgcaggttATCGGTGCTTCAAGGCGGTGATGTTCCTGACGGGCCTGATGTTCGGCTCCGTCGTCATCTTCATGCTCTGCTACAAGGAGCGCGTGCTGGACACCCAGCTGAGCGTGGAGGCCTCGGTGGGCATCGGCCTGGGCATCGGCACGCTCTGCGGCCTGGTCACCATGCTGGTCCGCAGCGTGGGCCTCTTCATGGTGGGCCTGCTGCTGGGCCTGCTGGTCGCCGTGGCCACGCTGGTAGGCATGGAGGAGCTTTCCGACAGCCCGCCGCGCTCCGTCTGGGTGCCTCTGGGCGTGCTGCTTGGCCTGGGCATGCTCTTTGCCGTGCTCACACTGCAGTGGCAGCGCCTCTTCACCACGCTGTCCACGGCGATGTTCGGGGCGGCCGTCATCACCGTGGCGTTGGACTACTTCGTGGAGCTCTTCGCCCTGGTGCTGTACATGTACGAGCGGCTGAAAGCGGCGCCTGGAAAGCCGGTGTGCTGGCTCACGTGGGTGGTGCTCGGGGTGTGGCCCGCCCTCACCCTGCTGGGCGTCATAGTCCAGTGGAAGGTGACCGCTGAGGGTTACTCCCATACCAAAGGTGAGGAGCAGCACTAGTGATGCATGTCATGTTATTCATCTCAGTGTGGTTAGAATCACTTTTAACCACCAAGaaagtcctttccttcctctttgaggCCATTGACCCTCATGTTTAACAGACCTCATTTGTTccaaacttttctttaaaaacctgttagagactcattctgtttgtatacaagatgaaaaaatgaaacttcaAAAACATCTCCAGCaggatgtcagcagtgatttgtgttattcttcgtttatacactagcacaacctgtatccatagcaaccataccACAagctgatggtctgtctgtgcattacatgcctcatacaagtggtaaagattgtccaaaaagttaaatgggaccagatatcatgacatGATCTCTGCCAAATggttgagcagacctacaaaggttaaaaaagtgtttcaaaatcaaacagctgtgtgtgttcagcaaaGTCTGATGTAATGAACCTGCTTTGAAGGAGTTCCTCAGGACTCCTCGTGTTGGTAAGAAGCAGTGAATCCATCCAGCGGGGGCCGACTGTGTTCATTAACATTTAGATTATCTTTAGATGTTAACGAGGAAACGACACTCAGTGAGTCTCGTCTTGTTCCCGCAGTGATCATCAGCCGGCAGCAGAGGAGGATGCAGGTGATGAGGATTCGACAACGAGACGACCGCTATcgcaacaagaagaagaagaagcagcagcacgGCGGCTCGTCCCACCATCAGCACCAGGCCAAGCATCTGCAACAGGAGCCCGCCTACCGCCGCAAGCCCAACCCCATCCGCCGCTACGACACCGACGTCCTCTCGCCGGTAAGGAGCTGTGAAGATGGCTGAggcggtgtttagatagacaCATATGACACtgggtcgaaattacgccgaaccattgctttaactttctttctttctcttcagagCTACATCCAGAGTTTCAGAGAGCGGCAGGTGCAGGCTCAGCCCTTCCCGAGCCGGCTGGTCGGCGGGCCTCACGCCGTGGTGGATGTGGGCTACGACTGCGGCTCCACGACGCCCCTCACTGGCGCCGCGGGACCTTCGCTACGGGTTTGATCCCCTCctccaacccccaccccctcctagACGCCTGAACGCACCACTCAACAGGGAGATACATGACTCTACAATCACTTACCCACCTGGGTGAAATCACGTCTGTGCTTGAACAAACACCACTGGGGTTTTAAATGCAAAGATTCTGGGTTTAAACACACACCGTCTGGGTTTAGCCTCAcctctgtacagtatgtttgtcgGGCTGGATTTACCCACAATGCAAAACAAGTTTAACCCTTTACTAAATAAATTTTGGACTGTGAGACTCTGTTCTCCTCGTGGCTACCCCCCCGCTGGGAGCCGTCAATTATGGTGCAGAGGTCTGTCGTACCTCCTTTCACAATCTTTCAATAGATACAAACGCACAGATGCATGCATGCActtacacactacacacacacacacacacacaaacacacaaacacacacacactgcagctatGATCTTAAGGGTTGACGTGGAAACACCTGAAGCAGCCTGGGGATCAGCAGGTTCTCACACAggcattgtgtaaaaaaaaaactgtcatcCC
The sequence above is drawn from the Scomber japonicus isolate fScoJap1 chromosome 24, fScoJap1.pri, whole genome shotgun sequence genome and encodes:
- the tmem198b gene encoding transmembrane protein 198-B → MTTTLETLLAQPEQELSPERLSGCEEASSGRYKVVPSVVCSMCCLFGIIYCFFGYRCFKAVMFLTGLMFGSVVIFMLCYKERVLDTQLSVEASVGIGLGIGTLCGLVTMLVRSVGLFMVGLLLGLLVAVATLVGMEELSDSPPRSVWVPLGVLLGLGMLFAVLTLQWQRLFTTLSTAMFGAAVITVALDYFVELFALVLYMYERLKAAPGKPVCWLTWVVLGVWPALTLLGVIVQWKVTAEGYSHTKVIISRQQRRMQVMRIRQRDDRYRNKKKKKQQHGGSSHHQHQAKHLQQEPAYRRKPNPIRRYDTDVLSPSYIQSFRERQVQAQPFPSRLVGGPHAVVDVGYDCGSTTPLTGAAGPSLRV